A segment of the Deltaproteobacteria bacterium genome:
GCGACAACGTGAATCTGGTCGTCAACCTCATCACCCCGATCGCCGCCGAGAAGGGTCTTCACTTCGCCATCCGCGAAGGCGGCCGCACTGTCGGCGCCGGCGTGGTGACGGAGATCATCGAGTAGGAGTCGAGAGTGCCGAGCCGAGGCCGTCATGGGCGGTTCGTGCATAGGGCAGTAGCTCCAATGGTAGAGCGGCGGTCTCCAAAACCGCATGATGGGGGTTCGAGTCCCTCCTGCCCTGCCGAGAAGTGAGCGCGACGCCATGGGCAACAATAAGTGGGTCCATCTGACATTCGTCGGCCTGTTTCTGGTCCTGGCCTTTCTGCTGGTTCGCACCACAGATTGGGTCTGGGGCTATTTCGCCAAGCCGAAGGACCTCTACCTGGTGCCGCCGGCCCTGCTGGTCGCAGGCGTGGTGTCCTTCATGGCCTGGCGCAACCAGGTGTGGTTCACCCGAGCCTCGGAGATCATCCTCGAGCTGGCCAAGGTGACCTGGCCGACGCGCAAGGAAACATCGGCGGCGACCTTGGTCGTGATCGTGACCGTGATCGTCTTCTCGTTGATCCTGGGCCTCTTCGATCTGTTTTGGTCCTGGGCGACGGGGATCGTCTATAGCTAGAGCAGCCGCCGGTGTCGCGGACCGTGACTGAGGCGGGGCTGTTCTCTGCCGATAGGATGATTTCGATGGCCATGAAATGGTACGCGGTCCACACCTACTCGGGCCATGAGAACAAGGCGCGTCTGACGCTGCAGGACCGGATCCGCTCGCACAACCTGCAGGAGAGGTTCGGAGAGATCCTCATCCCCACGGAGTCGGTGGTCGAGCTGGTCAAGGGGCAGAAGCGCACGACAACGAGGAAGTTCTACCCGGGGTACATGTTCGTCCAGATGGAGCTCTCCGACGAGACCTTCACCCTCGTCAAGAACACGCCGAAGATCACCGGCTTCCTCGGGGGCACGAAGCCCGTGCCGGTGCGGGACGAGGAGATCGCCGGCATCAACAAGCAGATGACCGAGGGGGCGATCAAGCCCAAGCCTCGGATCGTTTTCGAGGAGGGCGAGAACATCCGCGTGGTGGATGGGCCGTTCTCGAACTTCACGGGCATCGTCGAGGAGGTCCGGCACGAGAAGCAGAAGGTGCGGGTCCTCGTCAGCATCTTCGGCCGCGCGACGCCCGTCGAACTCGACTTTGCACAGGTAGAGAAGGCGTAGCGACGCCGAGTAGATGTTTCCCGCGGGAGGCAATGGGGACTACGGCCCCGCCGCTTGAACCGCACAGGAGCGTACGATGAAAAAAGTCACCGGTCTGGTGAAGCTCCAGATCCCGGGAGGCCTGGCGAACCCCTCACCCCCTGTGGGACCGGCACTCGGTCAGCACGGGGTGAACATCATGGAGTTCTGCAAGGCCTTCAACGCGAAGACGCAGCAGATGAAGGGGACGATCACTCCGGTGGTCATCACCATCTATGCTGACCGATCCTTCTCCTTCATCACCAAGACGCCTCCGGCGGCCGTGCTGCTGAAGAAGGCGGCGGGGATCGAGAAGGGTTCGGGAGAGCCGAACAAGAGCAAGGTTGGCAAGGTCACCTGGAAGCAGGTCCGAGAGATCGCGGAGACCAAGCTGCCCGACCTCAACACCGAGAACGTCGACCAGGCGATGCGAACCATCGCCGGCGCGGCCCGCTCCATGGGCCTCGACGTGGTGGACTAGGGGGAGCCGATGCCACAACGTGGAAAGAAGTATCGCGAGGCTTCGAAGCTCATCGACCGGCAGAAGAAGCACACGCTCGAGGAGGCCTGTCAGATTCTCCCCAAGACGCGCATCGCGAAGTTCGACGAGTCGGTCGACATCGCCGTGCGCCTGGGCGTGAATCCGAAGTACGCCGATCAGATGGTTCGCGGCGCGGTGGTCATGCCGCACGGTACGGGCAAGAGCATCCGCGTGGCCGTCTTCGCCAAGGGCGAAAAGGCGAAGGAGGCCGAGGCGGCCGGAGCCGACGTCGTCGGAGCCGAGGACCTCGTGGAGAAGGTCCAGGGCGGTTTCCTCGACTTCGACGCGACGGTGGCCACGCCGGACATGATGGGCCTCGTCGGACGGCTCGGACGCGTGCTCGGTACGCGCGGCCTGATGCCGAACCCGAAAGTGGGCACCGTGACCCTCGACGTGGGCCGCGTCGTGCGCGAGTTGAAGGGTGGACGCGTGGAGTTCCGCGTGGAGAAGGCGGGCATCGTCCACGCGCCCGTGGGACGCATCAGCTTCGGGGCCGAGAAGCTCAAGGAGAACGTGCTCGCCATCATGGAGCTCTTGGTGAAGCTCAAGCCGGGCTCGGCCAAGGGGACCTATGTGCGGAGCGTGGCCTTGTCGAGCACGATGGGACCGTCGGTTCGGCTCGACGCGGCGGAAGTCGTCGCGCTCGTAACGAAGGCGACGTAGGAGCGCGCCATGAACCTTCAAGAAAAGATCGATACCGTAGACGAGCTGAAGGCGACGCTGGCCAGGGCCCAGAGCCTGGTGCTGGCGGACTTCCGGGGTCTCACCGTCGAGCAGACGAACGGGCTGCGGAGAGACCTGCGGCGGGCAGGCTGTCAGTATCGCGTCATCAAGAACACGATGGTCAAGCGCGCCATCGCCGGGACCGGCATGGAGCCGCTGAAGGGGCTCTTCAAGGGCCCGACGGCGATCGCTTGGTCGGATGCCGATCCGTCGGCGCCGGCCAAGGTGCTCGACAAGGCCGCCGACGCGATCGAGAAGCTCAAGGTCAAGGGGGGCTTCGTCGACGGAAAGATTCTGGACGTCCAGGGGGTCAAGAGCCTGGCCCAGATGAAGGGCAAGGACGAGCTCCGAGCGGAGCTCCTGATGCTCTTCCTGGCACCCGCCACCGAAATGGTTCGGCTGCTCGCCGCGGGTCCGACGAACTTCATGTACCTGCTGGGGGCGCGCGAGCGCAGCCTGACGGGAGAGTCATAGGACTACGACACGTCGTCCCGGCGTGCTTGTAGGAGGCCTGGCAAGGCGAGAGCCATGCTGCCGCATCGATAGGAGAAGGGTAATGCCTGAGATCACGAAGGAACAGGTCATCGACTTTCTGAGCAGCCTCTCGGTCATGGACATTGCGGCCCTGACCAAGGAGCTCGAGGACAAGTGGGGCGTGAAAGCGGCGCCCGTGGCGGTCGGCTTTGCGGCGGGCCCAGGGGCCGGCGCGGCTGCCGAGGCGGCCCCCGAGCCGACCGAGTTCAACGTCATCATGACGGGCTTCGGCGCGAACAAGATCGGCGTGATCAAGGCGCTGCGCGAAGTGACGAACCTCGGTCTCAAGGAGGCCAAGGAGCTCGTCGAGGCAGTGCCGAAGCCGGTGAAGGAAGGCGTGGCCAAGGCCGACGCCGAGCAGATCGCGGCCAAGCTCAAGGAGGCCGGCGCCACGGTGGATATCAAGCCGGCCTAGCGTGCAGCGTAGTGCCGCACGCGCAGTGTTCGCGCCGCTCCGGTTTCCCGGTCGTGACCTGGGAAGCCGGGGCGTCGGTGTGTTTTGAGCTGCGGTAGCCCGCGTTGAGCAGGCGCCCCGAGCGGCCGGCACCTTCAGGTGCCGCGCCCGTCTTGGGACTCGAAGCTCCAGCCGAGATAGTGTGGGCCGTGATGGCCCGCCGAGGAGAGTCGATGGGACGCGTGATCCAGAACAACTTTCGAGTTCGCAAGCACTACGGGCGGATCCACAAGATCATCGACATCCCGAACCTGATCGACATCCAGAAGCGCTCCTACGAGAAGTTCCTGCAGAAGGACGTACCCGCGAGCAAGCGCGAGGACATCGGGCTGCAGGGCGTCTTCAAGAGCGTCTTCCCGATCCGCGACTTCTCGGAGACGGCGTCGCTCGACTTCGTC
Coding sequences within it:
- the tuf gene encoding elongation factor Tu (EF-Tu; promotes GTP-dependent binding of aminoacyl-tRNA to the A-site of ribosomes during protein biosynthesis; when the tRNA anticodon matches the mRNA codon, GTP hydrolysis results; the inactive EF-Tu-GDP leaves the ribosome and release of GDP is promoted by elongation factor Ts; many prokaryotes have two copies of the gene encoding EF-Tu); amino-acid sequence: DNVNLVVNLITPIAAEKGLHFAIREGGRTVGAGVVTEIIE
- the secE gene encoding preprotein translocase subunit SecE; protein product: MGNNKWVHLTFVGLFLVLAFLLVRTTDWVWGYFAKPKDLYLVPPALLVAGVVSFMAWRNQVWFTRASEIILELAKVTWPTRKETSAATLVVIVTVIVFSLILGLFDLFWSWATGIVYS
- the nusG gene encoding transcription termination/antitermination protein NusG, encoding MAMKWYAVHTYSGHENKARLTLQDRIRSHNLQERFGEILIPTESVVELVKGQKRTTTRKFYPGYMFVQMELSDETFTLVKNTPKITGFLGGTKPVPVRDEEIAGINKQMTEGAIKPKPRIVFEEGENIRVVDGPFSNFTGIVEEVRHEKQKVRVLVSIFGRATPVELDFAQVEKA
- the rplK gene encoding 50S ribosomal protein L11 produces the protein MKKVTGLVKLQIPGGLANPSPPVGPALGQHGVNIMEFCKAFNAKTQQMKGTITPVVITIYADRSFSFITKTPPAAVLLKKAAGIEKGSGEPNKSKVGKVTWKQVREIAETKLPDLNTENVDQAMRTIAGAARSMGLDVVD
- a CDS encoding 50S ribosomal protein L1, which encodes MPQRGKKYREASKLIDRQKKHTLEEACQILPKTRIAKFDESVDIAVRLGVNPKYADQMVRGAVVMPHGTGKSIRVAVFAKGEKAKEAEAAGADVVGAEDLVEKVQGGFLDFDATVATPDMMGLVGRLGRVLGTRGLMPNPKVGTVTLDVGRVVRELKGGRVEFRVEKAGIVHAPVGRISFGAEKLKENVLAIMELLVKLKPGSAKGTYVRSVALSSTMGPSVRLDAAEVVALVTKAT
- the rplJ gene encoding 50S ribosomal protein L10, which translates into the protein MNLQEKIDTVDELKATLARAQSLVLADFRGLTVEQTNGLRRDLRRAGCQYRVIKNTMVKRAIAGTGMEPLKGLFKGPTAIAWSDADPSAPAKVLDKAADAIEKLKVKGGFVDGKILDVQGVKSLAQMKGKDELRAELLMLFLAPATEMVRLLAAGPTNFMYLLGARERSLTGES
- the rplL gene encoding 50S ribosomal protein L7/L12, translated to MTKEQVIDFLSSLSVMDIAALTKELEDKWGVKAAPVAVGFAAGPGAGAAAEAAPEPTEFNVIMTGFGANKIGVIKALREVTNLGLKEAKELVEAVPKPVKEGVAKADAEQIAAKLKEAGATVDIKPA